From one Streptomyces mobaraensis genomic stretch:
- a CDS encoding TetR/AcrR family transcriptional regulator, translating to MEFQRARSAEQRLERRRQILSTAAVMLTEMPVAKLSLNELSRRIGLAKSNVLRYFESREAVLLELLLAEMRDWVAELERAAPPGGGTPRERGDRLAETLAASLARRPVMCDLLAAQAAVLEHNISTEVAVRHKRAAWQNTQALVELVRRLLPELGTEGAAQLVETTVLTAMAAWPCSRPSEALLAAYDSDPALAPLRLDFADLVRRTAQVTASGLLARHETASARPAS from the coding sequence GTGGAATTCCAGCGCGCACGCAGTGCCGAGCAGCGACTCGAACGGCGCCGGCAGATCTTGTCGACGGCAGCCGTGATGCTGACCGAGATGCCGGTCGCCAAGCTCAGCCTCAACGAGCTGAGCCGCCGGATAGGGCTGGCCAAATCCAACGTACTGCGCTACTTCGAGTCGCGCGAGGCAGTCCTGCTCGAACTCTTGCTGGCCGAGATGCGGGACTGGGTCGCGGAGCTGGAGCGTGCGGCCCCTCCGGGCGGCGGAACACCGCGCGAGCGCGGGGACCGGCTGGCCGAGACCCTGGCCGCCTCCCTGGCACGGCGGCCGGTGATGTGCGACCTGCTGGCCGCGCAGGCTGCGGTGCTGGAACACAACATCTCCACCGAGGTCGCCGTCCGGCACAAGCGCGCGGCCTGGCAGAACACACAGGCCCTGGTCGAGCTGGTCCGGCGGCTCCTTCCCGAACTCGGCACCGAGGGTGCGGCCCAACTGGTGGAGACGACCGTGCTCACGGCCATGGCGGCCTGGCCGTGCAGCCGCCCCTCGGAGGCGCTACTGGCTGCCTACGATTCCGACCCGGCGCTGGCCCCCCTGCGATTGGACTTCGCCGACCTGGTGCGCCGCACGGCGCAGGTAACCGCCTCCGGACTCCTCGCCCGCCACGAGACGGCCTCCGCACGCCCGGCTTCCTGA
- a CDS encoding DUF1269 domain-containing protein, translated as MSRMENVLFMRAEDAGTGHQALERLRRADADGALTLRGATVITRDAEGSVDFPDTLDTTGTARGFLAGGLIGGLVGILGGPLGVMAGFGAGGLIGGARDARRATADNVALQLLTEEVPPDTTVLVAEVAEDGPEAADEALAPYGTPVRHPADRVREEVEAAIAEGRRSA; from the coding sequence ATGAGCCGTATGGAGAACGTGCTGTTCATGAGGGCCGAAGACGCCGGCACGGGACACCAGGCGCTGGAGCGGCTGCGCCGCGCCGACGCCGACGGCGCCCTCACCCTGCGCGGGGCCACCGTGATCACCCGGGACGCGGAGGGTTCCGTCGACTTCCCCGACACCCTCGACACCACCGGCACCGCCCGGGGCTTCCTCGCAGGCGGGCTGATCGGCGGCCTCGTCGGCATCCTCGGCGGGCCCCTCGGTGTCATGGCCGGTTTCGGAGCTGGCGGTCTCATCGGCGGCGCCCGGGACGCGCGGCGGGCCACCGCGGACAACGTCGCCCTCCAGCTGCTGACCGAGGAAGTGCCACCGGACACCACGGTCCTGGTGGCGGAGGTCGCCGAGGACGGCCCGGAGGCGGCGGACGAGGCGCTCGCGCCGTACGGGACGCCCGTACGGCACCCTGCGGACCGGGTCAGGGAAGAGGTCGAGGCGGCGATCGCGGAGGGCAGGAGGAGCGCGTGA
- a CDS encoding glycoside hydrolase family 15 protein, giving the protein MTRGSPRPSRADAPRYLPIAEHGLIGDMRTAALIGTNGTIDWYCCARFDAPSVFAAILDADRGGAFELAPDVPARTKQFYFPDTNILITRFFADHGVGEIQDFMPIVDDSREADRHRLIRRVLCVRGALPFSARVAPRFDYGRQTHTVSVRDGHTVFASPGLCLGLTSSVPVGTDGPDARSSFTLEEGEAAVFTLDRICEGVEPRGCTPLEAEEMFGATVRYWRRWLSRSRYRGRWRETVHRSALTLKLLTYAPTGAIVAAPTTSLPEQVGGERNWDYRYVWVRDAAFCIYALLRLGFTDEAKAFVDFLSGIIRAGCGSGAGAGAEGPLQIMYGIDGRSELPEEELPHLEGHLGSSPVRIGNNAVTQLQLDIYGALIDSLYLYDKWGEPLSSNDWYTVGALVDWVCDHWDQPDEGIWETRGKTRRFLYSQLMCWVAIERAIRIARHRGLPADMLRWIRVRDAIYRRIMQRGWSAERRAFIQHEGDDVLDAAVLMMPLTKFISPTDPKWLATLDALGEGLVSDSLVYRYDPQRSPDGLQGEEGTFSICSFWYVEALCRAGRVDEARLAFEKMLTYGNHLGLFAEEIGRTGEQIGNFPQAFTHLALISAAFNLDRALG; this is encoded by the coding sequence ATGACCCGCGGGAGCCCCCGCCCCAGCAGGGCCGACGCGCCCCGCTACCTGCCCATCGCCGAGCACGGCCTCATCGGCGACATGCGTACGGCCGCGCTCATCGGGACTAACGGCACGATCGACTGGTACTGCTGCGCGCGTTTCGACGCACCGAGCGTCTTCGCGGCGATCCTGGACGCGGACCGCGGCGGGGCCTTCGAACTCGCCCCGGACGTGCCCGCCCGGACGAAGCAGTTCTACTTCCCCGACACCAACATCCTGATCACCCGGTTCTTCGCGGACCACGGCGTCGGCGAGATCCAGGACTTCATGCCGATCGTCGACGACTCGCGGGAGGCGGACCGCCACCGTCTGATCCGTCGGGTGCTGTGCGTCCGCGGGGCGCTGCCGTTCAGCGCCCGGGTGGCACCGCGCTTCGACTACGGGCGGCAGACGCACACCGTGAGCGTCCGGGACGGCCATACGGTCTTCGCGTCCCCGGGCCTGTGCCTGGGCCTTACGTCCAGCGTCCCGGTCGGGACCGACGGTCCGGACGCCCGGTCCTCCTTCACGCTGGAGGAGGGCGAGGCGGCGGTGTTCACGCTGGACCGGATCTGCGAGGGGGTGGAGCCGCGGGGCTGCACTCCGCTTGAGGCGGAGGAGATGTTCGGTGCCACGGTGCGGTACTGGCGCCGATGGCTCTCGCGCTCCCGCTACCGGGGGCGCTGGCGGGAGACGGTCCACCGTTCCGCGCTCACCCTCAAGCTCCTCACGTACGCCCCGACCGGCGCCATCGTGGCCGCGCCGACGACCAGCCTGCCCGAACAGGTCGGCGGCGAGCGCAACTGGGACTACCGCTATGTGTGGGTGCGGGACGCCGCGTTCTGCATCTACGCACTACTCCGGCTCGGATTCACCGACGAGGCCAAGGCGTTCGTCGATTTCCTGTCCGGGATCATCCGCGCCGGATGCGGATCCGGGGCCGGGGCCGGGGCTGAAGGCCCGCTGCAGATCATGTACGGGATCGACGGCAGAAGCGAGCTCCCAGAGGAGGAACTGCCCCACCTGGAGGGCCATCTGGGCTCCTCCCCCGTCCGTATCGGCAACAACGCCGTCACACAGCTCCAACTGGACATCTACGGAGCCCTCATCGACTCCCTCTACCTCTACGACAAATGGGGGGAGCCGCTCTCCAGCAACGACTGGTACACCGTCGGCGCGCTGGTCGACTGGGTCTGCGACCACTGGGATCAGCCGGACGAAGGCATCTGGGAGACCCGCGGGAAGACCCGGCGCTTCCTCTACTCCCAGCTGATGTGCTGGGTCGCGATCGAGCGGGCGATCCGGATCGCCCGCCACCGGGGCCTGCCGGCGGACATGCTGCGCTGGATCCGGGTCCGTGACGCGATTTACCGGCGGATCATGCAGCGCGGCTGGTCCGCGGAGCGGCGGGCGTTCATCCAGCACGAGGGCGACGACGTCCTCGACGCCGCCGTCCTGATGATGCCGCTGACCAAATTCATCTCGCCCACCGACCCCAAGTGGCTTGCCACCCTCGACGCCCTGGGCGAGGGCCTGGTCTCCGACTCCCTGGTCTACCGCTACGATCCGCAGCGCAGTCCGGACGGCCTGCAGGGCGAGGAGGGCACCTTCTCGATCTGCTCCTTCTGGTACGTCGAGGCCCTCTGCCGCGCCGGCCGGGTGGACGAGGCCCGGCTGGCCTTCGAGAAGATGCTCACCTACGGCAACCACCTCGGCCTCTTCGCCGAAGAGATCGGCCGCACCGGCGAACAGATCGGCAACTTCCCCCAAGCCTTCACCCACCTCGCGCTGATCAGCGCCGCGTTCAACCTCGACCGGGCACTGGGGTGA